Proteins co-encoded in one Christiangramia fulva genomic window:
- a CDS encoding DNA-binding response regulator translates to MFKKVLIAEDMDSINLAVAASLKEIGIENIAHAQYCDQAWLMTKKAIQDKEPFDLLICDLSFKKDHRNEKILSGKELINILRSEDPDLKIIVNSIEDHPQTLRELWDTGNIDAYVCKDRQGLKYLKEAVETVATGKTYNSPNIDKILQRNNLLVLNEFEVNILNLLAEGKTQDEIQEELRKKDIKPSSKSAIEKKLKEMKEVFQAKTTIHLISIAKDLKLI, encoded by the coding sequence ATGTTTAAAAAAGTTCTGATAGCTGAAGATATGGATAGTATCAACCTTGCTGTTGCCGCTTCTCTTAAAGAAATTGGAATTGAGAACATCGCCCACGCGCAGTATTGCGACCAGGCCTGGCTGATGACAAAGAAAGCCATTCAGGATAAAGAGCCTTTTGACCTGCTTATCTGCGACCTGTCTTTTAAAAAAGATCACCGCAATGAAAAGATCCTTTCCGGAAAAGAGCTTATAAATATTTTGAGATCGGAAGACCCTGATTTGAAGATCATCGTCAATTCTATAGAAGATCATCCACAAACACTTAGGGAATTGTGGGATACAGGAAATATCGACGCCTATGTTTGCAAAGACCGGCAGGGCCTGAAATATCTAAAAGAAGCCGTTGAAACAGTTGCTACCGGTAAAACTTATAATTCCCCGAATATTGACAAGATTCTCCAGCGAAACAATCTTCTTGTCCTTAATGAATTTGAGGTAAATATTCTGAATCTGCTTGCTGAAGGAAAGACCCAGGATGAGATCCAGGAGGAACTCCGGAAAAAAGACATTAAGCCAAGCAGTAAAAGTGCCATCGAAAAAAAGCTGAAAGAAATGAAAGAGGTTTTTCAGGCCAAAACCACGATACACCTGATTAGTATCGCCAAGGACCTGAAACTGATCTAA
- a CDS encoding thermonuclease family protein: MNLKLLFIYGLILLSACNRSGKESAEVLDSSLPKTELKGEPKTDSGENKKPEGQISLNAKIIRIVDGDTAELLYDELPIMLRLQHIDAPEKRGKQPYGVKAKAVLSDLCFGQEVTIITEGDFDMGGRMIGVIINKDGLNVNKEMVRRGYAWHFKKYSSDMSYDTLEREARGEKRGLWQDPNPIAPWDFR; this comes from the coding sequence GTGAACCTAAAACTTCTTTTTATATATGGTTTAATTTTGTTGTCCGCTTGTAATCGTTCAGGAAAGGAGAGTGCAGAGGTATTGGATTCCTCGCTCCCTAAAACAGAGTTGAAAGGAGAACCAAAAACTGATTCTGGAGAAAATAAAAAGCCAGAAGGGCAAATTTCTCTAAATGCAAAAATAATAAGAATCGTAGATGGGGATACCGCAGAATTGCTTTATGATGAACTCCCCATTATGCTCAGACTTCAACATATAGATGCACCTGAAAAACGCGGAAAACAGCCTTATGGAGTAAAAGCCAAAGCTGTTTTATCTGATCTCTGTTTTGGGCAGGAGGTAACAATAATAACCGAGGGAGATTTTGATATGGGAGGTCGAATGATTGGAGTAATCATTAACAAAGATGGTTTAAATGTTAACAAAGAAATGGTGCGCCGGGGCTATGCCTGGCATTTTAAAAAATATTCTTCAGATATGAGTTATGATACGTTGGAAAGGGAAGCAAGAGGAGAAAAAAGAGGCCTATGGCAGGATCCTAATCCAATTGCTCCATGGGATTTTAGATAA
- a CDS encoding beta-N-acetylhexosaminidase: MNTNTLNKTISLTAKDRRIEALLKSLSVLFLAAMLMSLASCNSSKYTERDNQEADYYIVPKPSKLIPDEGAFLLSDDVDLQAGEFENEANFLKDYAQSDFQKAIEVSEDGKPVIFTKNPSLGEEAYHLKVTPEEIKIEGGSAKGIFYAVETLRQLILTENGDLIVPSVEINDSPEFAYRGTHLDVGRHFFDVDEVKKYIDILALHKINTFHWHLTEDQGWRIEIKKYPKLTEVGAYRNGTIVGHKPGTSNDNERSGGFYTQEEVKDIVAYAGKRHITVIPEIEMPGHSSAAIAAYPYLSCFPNEKTEVDNDMMSEKSKQLQAEGKNKIVQETWGIFDDVYCAGKDSTFVFLQNVIDEIVPLFPSEYIHIGGDESPKANWERCPSCQKRIAELGLKDEHELQSYFIQRMEKYINSKGKKIIGWDEILEGGLAPNATVMSWRGEEGGIEAAKQGHDVIMTPTDYCYFDYYQSKDKENEPLAIGGYLPVEKVYSYNPLPEELTPEQHEHILGTQANMWTEYIPTMDKLEYMLLPRLAAIAEVAWTDNADKDWSGFKERLTGLRKKYDQMGLNYATQVFSETEADNSK; the protein is encoded by the coding sequence ATGAACACTAATACTTTGAACAAAACGATCAGCCTTACCGCCAAAGACCGGCGCATCGAAGCTTTACTTAAAAGCCTTTCGGTACTTTTTTTAGCTGCAATGCTAATGAGCTTAGCCTCCTGTAATTCTTCTAAATATACCGAAAGGGATAACCAGGAAGCTGATTATTACATAGTCCCCAAGCCTTCAAAGCTAATTCCTGATGAAGGTGCTTTCCTTCTTTCAGACGATGTGGACCTACAGGCAGGAGAATTCGAGAATGAAGCGAATTTTTTAAAAGACTACGCGCAATCTGATTTTCAGAAGGCCATTGAAGTTTCTGAAGATGGCAAACCGGTCATTTTTACCAAAAATCCTTCTCTTGGTGAAGAAGCCTATCATTTAAAAGTTACTCCGGAAGAGATCAAGATTGAAGGTGGTTCAGCCAAAGGTATTTTCTACGCTGTTGAAACTCTTCGGCAGCTTATATTAACCGAAAACGGAGACCTTATAGTTCCTTCGGTTGAAATAAATGATTCTCCCGAATTCGCTTACCGCGGAACTCATCTTGATGTGGGAAGGCATTTCTTTGATGTAGATGAGGTTAAAAAATACATAGACATTCTCGCCCTGCACAAGATCAATACATTTCACTGGCACCTCACCGAAGACCAGGGGTGGAGGATAGAAATAAAGAAATATCCTAAACTTACCGAAGTTGGTGCTTACCGCAATGGAACTATTGTGGGGCATAAACCCGGTACTTCTAATGACAATGAGCGCAGCGGCGGATTTTATACCCAGGAAGAGGTTAAAGATATAGTGGCTTACGCCGGAAAAAGACATATTACTGTAATTCCGGAAATCGAAATGCCCGGTCACAGCAGCGCCGCAATTGCCGCATATCCTTACCTGAGCTGTTTCCCTAATGAAAAAACAGAAGTTGATAACGACATGATGTCTGAAAAAAGCAAACAACTTCAGGCAGAAGGGAAAAATAAGATCGTTCAGGAAACCTGGGGAATCTTTGATGATGTGTATTGTGCGGGGAAAGATTCCACTTTTGTATTCCTTCAGAATGTGATCGATGAGATCGTTCCTTTATTTCCTTCAGAATACATCCATATTGGCGGTGATGAATCTCCAAAAGCCAATTGGGAAAGATGCCCCAGCTGTCAGAAACGAATAGCAGAGCTTGGTCTTAAGGATGAGCATGAATTGCAGAGCTATTTCATTCAGCGAATGGAAAAATATATCAACAGCAAAGGCAAAAAGATCATTGGCTGGGATGAGATCCTCGAAGGCGGACTTGCCCCTAATGCCACCGTGATGTCATGGAGAGGTGAAGAAGGCGGTATCGAAGCTGCCAAACAGGGCCATGACGTGATCATGACGCCTACAGATTACTGTTATTTCGATTATTACCAAAGCAAGGATAAAGAGAACGAACCCCTGGCGATTGGCGGTTATCTTCCCGTTGAGAAGGTGTATTCTTATAATCCCCTTCCGGAAGAATTAACTCCGGAACAACATGAGCATATCCTGGGAACGCAGGCGAATATGTGGACGGAATATATCCCGACTATGGATAAACTGGAATATATGTTGTTGCCACGACTGGCCGCGATCGCTGAAGTAGCCTGGACCGATAATGCCGATAAAGACTGGAGCGGATTCAAGGAAAGACTCACCGGACTCCGAAAAAAATATGATCAGATGGGACTGAATTATGCCACGCAGGTTTTTTCAGAAACCGAAGCTGATAATAGTAAGTAA
- a CDS encoding S1C family serine protease: protein MRILCGFLLVSLVLFSCKRPNRNPRNNNVKSPAQREYRGEDRDINQNANPSNTSIKSTAEPAKSLPIGNKSVSELFKELNPAVFRVVGVLGEDQYSTGSGFFIGKGIGVTNFHVLEDSQEAFILIGEEFYDITNILSKSFPQNLDYVIFETEYANAISLPIATKNPQVGEDVFAIGSPKGLSNSLTKGTISGFRENRRIQIDATIDHGSSGGPLFNMKGEVIGITTSGMGTGSELNFAVDIQALPYEKYIHY, encoded by the coding sequence ATGAGAATTCTTTGTGGCTTTCTTTTAGTTAGTTTGGTCCTTTTCAGTTGTAAAAGACCTAACCGAAATCCCCGGAATAATAATGTCAAATCCCCAGCTCAAAGAGAATATAGGGGTGAGGATAGGGATATAAATCAAAATGCAAATCCCAGTAATACATCTATAAAGTCTACTGCAGAACCTGCTAAATCTTTACCCATCGGAAATAAAAGTGTTTCTGAATTATTTAAAGAATTAAATCCAGCTGTTTTTAGAGTGGTAGGGGTTCTTGGAGAAGATCAGTACTCCACTGGAAGCGGATTCTTTATAGGCAAGGGGATAGGCGTTACTAACTTTCATGTCCTGGAGGATAGTCAGGAAGCCTTTATATTGATTGGGGAAGAATTTTATGATATTACGAATATACTTTCCAAAAGTTTCCCACAAAATCTGGACTATGTAATATTTGAAACCGAATATGCGAATGCGATTAGCTTACCTATAGCAACTAAAAACCCACAAGTTGGTGAAGATGTTTTTGCTATTGGAAGCCCTAAAGGCCTCTCCAATTCATTGACGAAAGGAACGATTTCCGGGTTCAGGGAGAATAGGAGAATTCAAATCGATGCTACTATTGATCATGGTAGCTCCGGAGGACCATTATTTAATATGAAAGGGGAAGTAATCGGAATTACCACCTCGGGTATGGGAACTGGATCGGAATTGAATTTTGCTGTGGATATACAGGCTTTACCTTATGAAAAATATATTCACTACTAA
- a CDS encoding ion channel: protein MAIKKRRYSDLGLDTKSHSKGYRALNKDGSFNVEKKNVSFFERLNSFHSLVSMSWFQFFVVIGIVYFVINLVFATIYLAVGLEHLTGIVGRTLSEKFMEAFFFSAQTITTLGYGRVAPIGTLANIVAATESMLGLLTFALATGLMYGRFSKPTATIKYSKIAVMGPYEDINAFMLRVVNPKKNQLVEVEVNLTLSLKRSDSEKRDFYTLETERSKVVFFPTMWTIVHPVDKSSPLHGVSEPELLARDAEFIVMLKAFDESFSQTVYSRSSYKAPEIKWGRKFVYLTQQQGSGLVIDVSKIDETQEMELN, encoded by the coding sequence ATGGCAATAAAAAAACGAAGATATAGTGATCTCGGGCTGGATACAAAATCTCATTCCAAAGGCTACCGGGCGTTGAATAAAGACGGAAGTTTTAACGTCGAGAAAAAGAATGTTTCCTTTTTTGAAAGGCTCAACAGTTTCCACTCTCTTGTCTCTATGTCATGGTTTCAATTTTTTGTAGTTATCGGGATCGTATATTTCGTGATCAATTTGGTGTTCGCGACCATTTACCTGGCGGTAGGCCTTGAACATCTTACGGGCATTGTCGGGAGGACCTTATCAGAAAAATTTATGGAAGCCTTTTTCTTCAGTGCGCAGACCATCACCACGCTCGGTTACGGAAGGGTTGCTCCCATTGGCACCCTGGCCAATATAGTCGCGGCAACCGAATCTATGCTGGGGTTACTCACTTTTGCCCTGGCCACCGGACTCATGTACGGTCGCTTTTCAAAACCCACGGCGACTATCAAATACAGTAAGATCGCGGTAATGGGTCCCTATGAAGATATTAATGCTTTTATGCTTCGGGTGGTGAATCCGAAGAAGAATCAGCTGGTAGAAGTTGAAGTAAACCTGACGCTTTCCCTAAAAAGATCAGATTCTGAAAAAAGGGATTTTTACACTCTTGAAACCGAACGATCTAAAGTAGTCTTTTTCCCAACCATGTGGACGATCGTACATCCCGTTGATAAAAGCAGTCCGCTTCACGGAGTTTCAGAACCTGAATTACTGGCAAGGGATGCGGAATTTATTGTAATGCTCAAAGCCTTTGATGAATCTTTTTCCCAAACGGTTTATTCCCGTTCTTCCTATAAAGCTCCAGAAATAAAATGGGGAAGAAAATTTGTATATCTCACCCAGCAACAGGGCAGCGGACTCGTAATAGACGTTAGCAAAATTGATGAAACCCAGGAGATGGAGCTAAACTGA
- a CDS encoding tetratricopeptide repeat-containing sensor histidine kinase codes for MISKRLIAPLLLCLFLLSCGNKKESEIQIKPDSAEFYYQKGLIGSKPSEMLQDFNKGLALAAPGDSIRLFLLDGKIYSFNRLKAYDSSLVYSDTLINSAKKQADSSFIAKGYYRKATVNRYLNRQEEVYRNAFSSRNIYLKLGDSSKAGRRTLEMANAQHRMADYTGSQQTATTALELLSKEKDSAYVSSAFNVIAMSYRDRGFRQDALKEYQNALRFSQNTRDSLPYLNNIALVYQDLGDYEKAIAGLEAVLEKADVADADSKARYIDNYAYTRWLADPSVNILDDLKKAMNMRLQENDLDGLFSSYEHLSEYYESTNPKLAREYALKSMETAKAGAGKNSELQALKRLINLFPPEESKAFTNRFIALNDSLQQSKLQSANLFAKIDFDEKKKREEIQNLETRTKEQAIETANLKNQMIILSLGSLLIFSLGSFILYYFRQKNKREKIQTVHQTETRISKRIHDELANDLYNIMSRMEPIAPAEILDNLENIYIRTRNISRENASINTGAGYRDNLISTLSGICPENTRLIIRGEDTIDWNAVKEEKKLVIFRVLQEVMVNMKKHSRASLVAIIFSRKNRFLEISYSDNGIGCTEKSIKNGNGIQNVENRIFSLHGSITFETEKGKGVKISIKIPV; via the coding sequence ATGATTTCGAAAAGATTGATCGCCCCCCTCCTGCTTTGTCTTTTTTTACTTTCCTGTGGAAATAAAAAGGAATCGGAAATACAAATAAAACCCGATTCCGCTGAGTTCTACTATCAAAAAGGACTGATAGGGAGCAAGCCTTCAGAAATGCTTCAGGATTTCAACAAAGGTTTAGCGCTTGCCGCGCCAGGTGACAGCATCAGGCTCTTTTTATTGGACGGGAAGATCTATTCGTTTAACCGCTTAAAAGCTTATGACAGTTCGCTGGTTTATTCCGATACCCTGATAAATTCGGCTAAAAAACAGGCCGACTCTTCTTTTATCGCGAAAGGTTATTACCGAAAAGCTACGGTAAACCGTTATCTCAACAGGCAGGAAGAAGTCTATCGAAATGCCTTTAGTTCAAGAAATATATACCTGAAATTAGGAGATAGTTCTAAAGCTGGAAGGCGAACGCTGGAAATGGCGAATGCGCAACACCGAATGGCCGATTATACCGGGAGCCAGCAAACGGCCACCACCGCTTTGGAGTTGCTTTCTAAAGAAAAAGATTCGGCCTACGTCAGCAGCGCGTTTAATGTGATTGCCATGTCTTATCGCGACCGCGGATTCCGGCAGGATGCCTTAAAGGAATATCAGAATGCCCTTCGGTTTTCGCAGAATACCCGCGACAGCCTTCCTTATTTAAACAATATCGCCCTTGTTTACCAGGACCTCGGAGATTATGAAAAAGCAATTGCCGGCCTGGAAGCGGTTTTGGAAAAAGCTGATGTTGCCGATGCCGATTCCAAAGCGCGTTATATCGATAATTATGCCTATACCCGGTGGCTGGCAGATCCCTCGGTCAATATTCTTGACGATCTGAAAAAGGCTATGAACATGAGGCTACAGGAAAATGATCTCGATGGTTTGTTTTCGAGCTATGAGCATCTTTCTGAATATTACGAAAGCACCAACCCGAAACTTGCCCGGGAGTATGCCCTGAAATCAATGGAAACCGCAAAGGCAGGCGCAGGTAAAAATTCAGAATTACAGGCCTTAAAAAGACTGATCAATCTTTTTCCTCCAGAAGAAAGTAAGGCTTTTACCAATAGGTTTATCGCGCTTAATGACAGCCTTCAGCAATCTAAACTGCAATCGGCCAATCTCTTCGCGAAAATAGATTTTGATGAAAAAAAGAAACGGGAGGAGATTCAGAATTTAGAGACACGCACGAAGGAACAGGCCATAGAAACCGCAAATCTCAAGAATCAGATGATCATCCTTTCGCTGGGGAGTCTGCTGATTTTTAGCCTCGGAAGCTTTATATTGTACTATTTCCGGCAGAAAAACAAACGCGAGAAGATCCAGACCGTGCATCAAACAGAGACGCGCATTTCCAAAAGGATCCATGATGAACTCGCCAATGACCTGTATAATATCATGAGCCGTATGGAACCGATCGCGCCCGCTGAGATCCTCGATAACCTGGAGAATATTTACATCCGTACCCGCAATATATCCAGGGAAAATGCCTCTATCAATACCGGTGCCGGCTACCGTGACAATCTTATTTCTACATTATCGGGAATCTGCCCTGAAAACACACGTTTGATTATTCGCGGTGAAGATACTATTGACTGGAATGCAGTAAAGGAAGAGAAAAAGCTGGTGATCTTTCGGGTTTTGCAGGAGGTAATGGTCAATATGAAAAAACACAGCCGGGCCAGCCTGGTAGCCATTATTTTCTCCAGGAAGAACAGGTTTTTAGAGATCAGTTATTCTGATAACGGAATTGGTTGTACTGAAAAATCGATTAAAAACGGCAATGGGATCCAAAATGTGGAAAACCGTATTTTTTCTCTGCATGGCTCCATTACCTTTGAAACAGAAAAAGGAAAGGGTGTAAAGATCTCTATTAAAATCCCGGTTTAG
- a CDS encoding glycoside hydrolase family 3 protein, protein MRQRFIVMLCLILIAQTSFSQGSDVEIVKSRSGKELGYSKSSGVKILSADGEKFKDLNKNGKVDPYEDWRLSAEERAKDLASRMTIEQIAGLMLYSAHQSIPANPFGFGAGTYNGKALKESGMPASAISDQQKKFLKEDNLRHILVTSVRSPEVAAEWNNNVQAFAEGLGLGIPANNSSDPRNTAKVTSEFNAGAGGQISLWPDGLAMGATFDPELVKQFATMASKEYRALGITTALSPQVDLGTEPRWYRIANVFSESPELVKDMGKAYIEGFQSSQGDAAIKNGWGYESVNAMVKHWPGGGPEEGGRDAHWAMGKFAVYPGDNFQTHLKPFVEGAFKLDGGTEEASAVMPYYTISFNRDEVYNENVGNGFSKYMITELLRDKYGYDGVVCTDWLITANEGTTPGTFAGKPWGTEKLSVDERHYKAIKAGVDQFGGNNDKEPVLAAYQMGINEFGEDFMRKRFERSAVRLLMNIFRVGLFENPYVNLKETKAIVGNPVFMKAGYEAQLKSIILLKNRAQVLPRKKRSTVYIPKIYSPVKADWWGNATPASLKFPVDTSVVKKYYNLTEDPKKADFAIVFVESPQSKEGGYSEFDRKQGGNGYVPISLQYGTYTATNAREQSIAAGDPVVDPDITNRSYKNKTSTATNIMDLRTIEDTRMLMEDKPVIVSVTANKPMIFSEFENMADGIVLNFGISTQAVLDIISGKTEPSGLLPLQMPVNMKTVEQQNEDVPFDMIPYKDSEGHVYDFGYGLNWNGVIKDQRTEKYVPDK, encoded by the coding sequence ATGCGTCAAAGATTTATTGTAATGCTCTGTTTGATTCTCATAGCTCAGACTTCTTTTTCTCAGGGATCAGATGTAGAGATAGTAAAAAGCAGGAGTGGTAAAGAATTGGGATATAGTAAAAGTTCCGGAGTAAAGATCCTCAGTGCAGATGGGGAAAAATTTAAAGATCTCAACAAAAATGGCAAAGTTGATCCCTATGAAGATTGGCGTTTATCTGCTGAAGAGAGAGCGAAAGACCTGGCTTCCAGAATGACCATTGAGCAAATTGCGGGTTTAATGTTATACAGTGCCCATCAGAGCATTCCTGCCAATCCTTTTGGTTTTGGAGCAGGCACCTATAATGGCAAAGCTTTAAAAGAAAGTGGAATGCCCGCTTCGGCCATTTCAGATCAACAAAAAAAATTCCTGAAAGAAGATAATTTAAGGCATATCCTGGTCACTTCAGTAAGATCGCCTGAAGTGGCTGCAGAATGGAATAATAATGTACAGGCTTTTGCGGAAGGTTTGGGATTAGGCATTCCGGCTAATAACAGTTCTGATCCCCGAAATACTGCAAAAGTTACTTCAGAATTCAATGCGGGTGCAGGAGGGCAAATCTCCTTATGGCCTGACGGACTGGCGATGGGAGCTACTTTCGATCCTGAACTGGTAAAGCAGTTCGCCACCATGGCATCAAAAGAATACCGGGCGCTGGGAATAACTACAGCTTTGTCGCCTCAGGTTGACTTGGGAACAGAGCCACGTTGGTATCGCATAGCAAATGTTTTTAGTGAGTCGCCAGAGCTGGTTAAGGATATGGGAAAAGCTTATATAGAAGGATTTCAATCTTCACAGGGGGATGCTGCAATTAAAAATGGCTGGGGTTATGAAAGTGTCAACGCGATGGTAAAACACTGGCCGGGAGGGGGTCCTGAAGAAGGAGGTCGTGACGCGCATTGGGCCATGGGAAAATTCGCTGTTTATCCCGGGGATAATTTCCAAACCCACCTGAAACCTTTTGTAGAAGGAGCCTTTAAACTCGATGGAGGAACAGAGGAAGCGTCGGCAGTTATGCCTTATTACACAATCAGCTTTAACCGTGATGAGGTCTATAATGAAAATGTGGGAAACGGTTTCAGCAAATATATGATCACCGAATTACTGCGTGATAAATACGGTTACGACGGGGTAGTGTGTACAGATTGGCTCATTACTGCTAATGAAGGAACTACTCCGGGAACTTTCGCTGGAAAACCCTGGGGCACAGAAAAACTATCGGTAGATGAAAGGCATTATAAGGCTATAAAGGCCGGTGTTGATCAGTTTGGAGGGAATAATGATAAGGAACCTGTTCTAGCCGCTTACCAAATGGGAATAAATGAATTTGGGGAAGATTTTATGCGGAAAAGATTTGAACGTTCAGCAGTAAGATTGCTTATGAATATTTTCAGGGTGGGATTATTCGAAAATCCATATGTAAATTTGAAAGAAACAAAAGCTATTGTAGGAAATCCTGTTTTTATGAAGGCCGGTTATGAGGCACAGCTAAAATCTATTATTCTATTAAAAAACAGGGCGCAGGTGCTTCCGCGAAAAAAAAGGTCTACCGTTTATATTCCCAAAATATATAGTCCTGTGAAAGCCGACTGGTGGGGAAATGCGACACCTGCAAGTCTGAAATTTCCGGTAGATACCAGTGTGGTAAAGAAATATTATAATCTCACCGAAGATCCCAAAAAAGCCGATTTTGCTATAGTGTTTGTTGAGAGTCCTCAGAGCAAGGAAGGCGGTTACAGCGAATTTGACAGGAAACAGGGAGGCAACGGCTATGTTCCCATTTCGCTTCAATATGGAACCTATACAGCCACAAATGCACGGGAACAGAGTATTGCTGCCGGTGATCCCGTGGTTGATCCAGATATCACAAATCGTTCTTATAAAAACAAGACCAGCACCGCCACTAATATTATGGATCTGCGAACCATTGAAGACACCCGAATGCTAATGGAAGATAAACCGGTAATCGTTTCGGTTACTGCGAACAAACCCATGATTTTTTCCGAATTTGAAAATATGGCAGATGGAATAGTATTAAATTTTGGAATTTCCACTCAGGCCGTGCTTGATATTATTTCTGGAAAAACCGAACCTTCGGGTTTGCTTCCTTTGCAGATGCCCGTGAATATGAAAACTGTAGAACAGCAAAATGAAGATGTACCTTTTGATATGATTCCATATAAAGATTCAGAAGGTCACGTATATGACTTTGGCTATGGATTAAACTGGAACGGAGTAATAAAAGACCAGCGAACAGAAAAATATGTGCCTGACAAATAG
- a CDS encoding DUF481 domain-containing protein has product MQTDSVRFALNADFAFDYTNNDGDKVNQIDAALTTQLKSKDLKKIYFFIGSYNLIDSKNENLQNTWFLHGRFNYKLTKILRLEAFLQAQYNQLLVVEQRNLVGLGLRVKWVEKDNFKGYVGNSYMYEMEHSDTVNTTYYNHRNSTYLTLSYFPKSNKFSVANTLYYQPLYKDLSDYRILEQFRLDIPLAKWFRVFAIYNYYYDSNTPLKTEEFTSNLNFGAGISIQ; this is encoded by the coding sequence ATGCAAACAGATTCGGTTCGCTTCGCGCTGAATGCCGATTTCGCCTTTGATTACACCAATAACGACGGGGATAAGGTGAACCAGATCGATGCGGCACTGACCACCCAGCTGAAATCTAAAGACCTGAAAAAGATCTATTTCTTTATTGGCAGCTATAACCTCATCGATAGCAAAAATGAAAATCTGCAGAATACCTGGTTCCTCCACGGCAGGTTTAATTATAAGCTTACTAAAATTTTGAGGCTGGAAGCCTTTTTACAGGCACAGTATAATCAGTTGCTGGTGGTGGAACAACGAAACCTCGTGGGCCTCGGACTCCGGGTAAAATGGGTTGAAAAAGATAATTTTAAAGGTTATGTGGGAAACAGTTATATGTACGAAATGGAACACAGCGACACCGTAAACACCACTTACTATAACCACCGTAACAGCACTTATTTAACGCTTTCTTATTTCCCAAAATCGAATAAGTTTTCGGTGGCCAACACGCTGTATTATCAGCCGCTGTATAAAGATCTCAGCGATTACAGAATTCTGGAACAATTTCGCCTGGATATTCCCCTGGCAAAATGGTTCAGGGTCTTTGCGATCTACAACTATTATTATGACAGCAACACACCTCTTAAAACCGAAGAATTCACTTCAAATCTCAATTTCGGTGCGGGAATAAGTATTCAGTGA
- a CDS encoding DUF6804 family protein codes for MKFLLGVSAAMLFLSVFPFPIGYYTWLRLVITFSSGMLCFYHYKNDDYTMMSILGIVALLFNPVYPVYLGKKGIWLPIDLIVGCIFIYEAVKFPMEKK; via the coding sequence TTGAAATTTTTATTAGGAGTAAGTGCTGCTATGCTTTTTTTATCAGTTTTTCCTTTTCCGATAGGATATTATACTTGGTTAAGACTGGTAATTACGTTCTCTTCAGGGATGCTTTGTTTTTATCATTATAAAAATGATGATTACACAATGATGAGCATTTTGGGGATTGTCGCTTTATTGTTTAATCCAGTATATCCTGTTTATTTAGGTAAGAAAGGCATCTGGTTACCAATAGATCTTATTGTTGGCTGCATTTTTATTTATGAAGCTGTCAAATTTCCTATGGAAAAGAAATAA